Proteins encoded together in one Hymenobacter monticola window:
- a CDS encoding S8 family peptidase encodes MTLTGAANDNNYPNSQASLHPTATFTNAHINVEGAWDHTTGKSGIKVGVLDSGIRADHEDLQFGNQSVVVGGKNEVTPTGSNSGTNTNPLQDVNGHGTAVAGIIGAVRNNNLGIAGIAGGNGTTQGVSLYSLKCFDDTGLAAMSDVASAIFDGVLPVSAGGAGAQVLNFSGGEIVDGYRLFLDYGVLTDALRQAHLSKVTMVVSAGNNALTPWQAVYPAQARDSWTLTVGGSDQNGNYFKESNSFMSTPHPFVDVAAPASNTSATGAQTVNTLGHTAPNSYVSFRRTSAAAPHAAGVAALMMSQYNNPSLPADNLWPEDVENLLEIFARDITTPAPAQAGVDDASGAGLINASATLRSLYGPMYRMYHSPAISADPSLPNVVVTPVPGGAKNYYMEGGTRLFPGIYNAQAYKVQITVPVPYYAGFYDVRLWALNGIEQTKSLFGPPVPFTGPGFTNYTPTEMVTMEPEVRVVGRGSKTTVIVEGYAYQLFDYKRVNKLLPAPTYEISTTRATPAMPWIPFNPNDNTSQDGRAVRLAMLTYNPNREGVSARSAFGETEDSAEAMAGAYPNPTTGQATLYFPADFAEPSAQVQLTTLDGQPVRTEKQPIARQDDRTGAVQVSLANLPAGLYLYRIITGTGVRQGRLAKVD; translated from the coding sequence ATGACCCTGACCGGTGCGGCCAACGATAATAATTACCCTAATAGTCAAGCTTCACTCCATCCTACTGCGACCTTCACCAACGCGCATATTAACGTGGAAGGGGCCTGGGACCACACCACCGGCAAGAGTGGCATTAAAGTAGGGGTGCTGGATTCGGGTATTCGGGCCGACCACGAAGACTTGCAATTCGGCAACCAATCGGTAGTTGTCGGGGGGAAAAACGAAGTCACGCCCACGGGTTCGAATAGCGGTACCAACACCAACCCGTTGCAGGATGTGAATGGGCACGGCACGGCCGTGGCGGGCATCATTGGCGCCGTGCGCAACAATAACCTGGGAATAGCCGGCATCGCCGGGGGGAACGGCACCACGCAGGGCGTTTCGCTGTACAGCTTGAAATGTTTTGATGATACCGGGCTAGCCGCTATGAGTGATGTGGCGTCGGCCATATTCGATGGCGTACTGCCCGTGAGTGCCGGTGGCGCCGGAGCACAGGTGCTCAATTTCAGCGGCGGCGAGATAGTCGACGGGTACCGGCTATTCTTGGACTATGGCGTATTGACGGATGCGCTTCGGCAGGCTCACCTCAGCAAAGTGACGATGGTGGTGTCGGCCGGCAACAATGCGCTCACGCCTTGGCAGGCGGTTTACCCGGCGCAGGCCCGCGACAGCTGGACGCTGACCGTGGGCGGCTCGGACCAAAACGGCAATTATTTTAAGGAAAGCAACAGCTTCATGTCCACCCCCCATCCCTTTGTGGATGTGGCCGCTCCGGCTTCTAATACTTCGGCCACGGGCGCGCAAACGGTGAATACGCTGGGCCACACGGCCCCCAACAGCTACGTCTCTTTCCGCCGTACGTCGGCCGCCGCACCGCACGCGGCCGGCGTAGCGGCCCTGATGATGAGCCAGTATAACAACCCCAGCCTGCCGGCCGATAACCTGTGGCCCGAGGACGTCGAAAATTTGCTGGAAATATTTGCGCGCGATATCACGACGCCCGCGCCGGCCCAAGCCGGCGTAGACGATGCCAGCGGCGCCGGATTAATCAACGCCTCCGCCACCTTGCGCAGCCTGTACGGGCCGATGTATCGGATGTACCATTCGCCGGCTATTTCCGCCGACCCTTCCTTGCCCAACGTGGTGGTGACGCCGGTGCCGGGCGGGGCGAAGAACTATTACATGGAAGGGGGCACGCGCTTGTTTCCGGGGATATACAATGCCCAGGCATATAAGGTGCAGATAACGGTTCCGGTCCCGTATTATGCGGGCTTTTACGATGTGCGCCTGTGGGCCCTGAACGGCATTGAGCAGACCAAGTCGTTGTTTGGGCCACCCGTGCCCTTCACGGGCCCCGGGTTTACCAATTATACGCCGACGGAAATGGTGACCATGGAGCCGGAAGTGCGGGTAGTGGGACGCGGCAGCAAAACGACCGTCATCGTGGAAGGGTACGCTTACCAGCTGTTCGACTATAAAAGGGTGAATAAGCTGCTGCCTGCTCCTACCTATGAAATCAGCACCACTAGAGCGACGCCCGCCATGCCGTGGATACCGTTCAATCCCAATGACAACACCAGCCAGGACGGCCGCGCCGTGCGGTTGGCCATGCTGACGTACAACCCCAACCGGGAAGGCGTCAGTGCCCGTAGCGCTTTCGGCGAAACCGAAGACAGCGCCGAGGCAATGGCCGGCGCCTACCCCAACCCAACCACCGGGCAGGCAACGCTTTATTTCCCGGCCGATTTTGCCGAGCCCTCGGCGCAAGTGCAGCTCACTACTTTGGATGGACAGCCGGTGCGGACAGAAAAGCAGCCCATTGCCCGGCAGGATGACCGGACGGGCGCGGTGCAGGTATCGCTGGCCAACCTGCCGGCGGGCCTCTACTTATACCGCATTATCACCGGCACCGGGGTCCGGCAAGGCCGCCTGGCCAAAGTTGATTAA
- a CDS encoding TolB family protein, translating to MTALPAIVRAWGRWLAGPLGLAAGLAGCSLPDIPLPLPPPAAEPEAVDPPCVNIPNSASWLGYQSLIEGNALWYSGCFNPANADEAAVVAELPGLTGGAYGLYRLNLRTHQYQLLFDGVASKTATWSRTGWIAFLRGGELWKVKANGDSARQFTATNRSLNGIEDWSPDGSRILCWYRAASYAQTGLAIYSATGAFVRLLPDAGTRAFEGIGWSPDGQRLAYAGGPNSPASEPRLCLYSLATNQLDTLNVLPQGSAGLWGVQWLPNGREVAWAASTGVSVTDLTTRRTRQLRGSCPITSASAIPSHEFGRFDVSADGQRLLVARLDAALSSTTPNLLLERYSLETMSPQGNQIRKVTP from the coding sequence ATGACTGCACTACCTGCGATTGTACGGGCTTGGGGCCGCTGGCTGGCGGGGCCGCTGGGGCTGGCCGCCGGGCTGGCGGGCTGCTCCCTGCCCGATATCCCGCTGCCGCTGCCGCCGCCAGCGGCCGAACCCGAAGCTGTGGACCCGCCCTGCGTGAATATTCCCAATTCAGCGAGCTGGCTGGGCTATCAATCCCTGATTGAAGGCAATGCTCTGTGGTATTCGGGGTGCTTCAACCCGGCCAACGCCGACGAGGCCGCCGTGGTGGCCGAACTGCCCGGCCTCACCGGCGGGGCCTACGGCCTGTACCGGCTGAACCTGCGCACGCACCAGTACCAGCTGCTGTTTGACGGCGTGGCCAGCAAAACCGCCACCTGGAGCCGCACCGGCTGGATAGCCTTTCTGCGGGGCGGCGAACTGTGGAAAGTGAAAGCCAACGGCGACAGTGCGCGGCAGTTCACGGCTACCAACCGCAGCCTGAACGGAATTGAAGACTGGAGCCCGGACGGGAGCCGGATTCTGTGCTGGTACCGCGCCGCCAGCTATGCCCAAACGGGCCTGGCCATTTACTCGGCCACGGGCGCTTTCGTGCGGCTGCTGCCCGATGCCGGCACCCGCGCGTTTGAGGGAATTGGGTGGTCGCCGGATGGCCAGCGACTGGCGTACGCGGGCGGCCCCAATTCGCCCGCGTCCGAACCGCGCCTGTGCTTGTACAGCCTGGCCACAAACCAGCTCGACACCCTAAATGTCTTGCCCCAGGGCTCTGCGGGCCTGTGGGGCGTGCAGTGGCTGCCCAATGGCCGCGAAGTGGCGTGGGCGGCCAGCACCGGGGTAAGCGTGACGGACCTCACCACCCGGCGCACCCGGCAGCTGCGCGGCTCCTGTCCCATCACCTCGGCCAGTGCCATTCCGAGCCACGAGTTCGGGCGCTTCGACGTGTCGGCGGATGGGCAGCGCCTGTTGGTGGCCCGCCTCGATGCGGCCCTGTCGTCCACCACTCCCAACCTACTATTGGAACGCTACAGCCTGGAAACCATGAGCCCGCAGGGTAACCAGATTCGTAAGGTTACGCCTTAA
- a CDS encoding M4 family metallopeptidase: protein MRKQYSAVALTLLGALAATTAQAQDAARIQTKVLGDDKQPVLVQFNTEGKMANRGLNGEQVLRQQLALTNADQMRVARVETDQLGFTHQKFLQYYQGIRVEHADYTVHAKGGTVESISGDFERISGLNTTPGLNESTALSRALAHVGARKYMWQTNEANASEFAPAGELVIVRDLRQNPENGPLVLAWKFNVYAAQPISRSYVYVDANTGQVVLQDNIIKHAAATGTFATAYSGSRSFADGTTTGGYFLRETTRGLGIQTFNCRKSNSYTSAVDFIDADNNWTSAEYNNANFDNVAGDAHVGAQATYDYWKNVHGRNSFDNNGAIIKSYVHFDDVPGGAGYENAYWDGVRMTYGDGATRFRPLTSLDVCGHEIGHAVCEKTANLTYANESGAMNEGLSDIWGASIEAYAVANLGFTSGGVKAKNTWLIGEEIDKQQAALRSMSDPKSLGQPAYYKGQYWAPLSSSPSNANDQGGVHTNSGVLNHWFYILAVGKSGTNEGGNTYSVTGQGIDAAAKITYRMESVYMTASSTYAQARTYAIQAATDLYGAGSAQVIAVTNAWYAVGVGAAYSGGGTTTPPPTTTTYCTIKGTSQSYEWIDLVQLGSINRTSGKDAGYYNGTALSTSVAAGSSQTVYFSAGFTSTAYTEYWKVYIDYNRNGVFTDAGELVVSGSSASAGTLSATFTVPTTARNGSTVMRVIMSDNSATTSCGTFSYGEAEDYTLNITGGAAIAPTMLTGDATPLGNELARTLELFPNPATDALRLVLPGNAEVTAVTVSDVRGARMTGTTLNNGVLNISGLAKGMYTISVSDGQKVFHQRFVKE from the coding sequence ATGAGAAAACAATACTCAGCTGTAGCATTAACCCTGCTCGGCGCACTGGCCGCTACCACGGCCCAGGCTCAGGATGCCGCGCGCATCCAAACCAAAGTTTTGGGCGACGACAAGCAGCCCGTGCTGGTGCAGTTCAACACCGAAGGCAAGATGGCCAACCGCGGCCTCAACGGCGAGCAGGTGCTGCGCCAACAGCTGGCCCTCACCAACGCCGACCAGATGCGCGTGGCCCGCGTCGAAACCGACCAGCTCGGCTTCACGCATCAGAAATTCTTGCAGTACTACCAGGGCATTCGCGTGGAGCACGCCGACTACACGGTGCACGCCAAGGGCGGCACGGTGGAAAGCATCAGCGGCGACTTTGAGCGCATTTCGGGCCTGAACACCACGCCCGGCCTGAACGAGAGCACGGCCCTGAGCCGGGCCCTGGCCCACGTGGGCGCCCGCAAGTACATGTGGCAAACCAACGAGGCCAACGCCAGCGAATTTGCGCCGGCCGGCGAGCTGGTGATTGTGCGCGACCTGCGCCAGAACCCCGAAAATGGCCCACTGGTGCTGGCTTGGAAGTTCAACGTGTACGCCGCGCAGCCCATCAGCCGCTCCTACGTGTACGTTGACGCCAACACCGGCCAAGTGGTGCTGCAGGACAACATCATCAAGCACGCGGCGGCTACGGGCACCTTTGCCACGGCCTACAGCGGCTCCCGCTCGTTTGCCGACGGGACTACCACCGGCGGCTACTTCCTGCGCGAAACCACCCGCGGCCTGGGCATCCAGACCTTCAACTGCCGCAAGAGCAACAGCTACACCTCGGCCGTCGACTTCATTGACGCCGACAACAACTGGACGTCGGCTGAATACAACAACGCCAACTTCGACAACGTGGCCGGCGACGCCCACGTGGGCGCCCAGGCCACCTACGATTACTGGAAAAACGTGCACGGCCGCAACAGCTTCGACAACAACGGCGCCATCATCAAGAGCTACGTGCACTTCGACGATGTGCCCGGCGGCGCCGGCTACGAAAACGCTTACTGGGACGGGGTGCGCATGACCTACGGCGACGGCGCCACCCGTTTCCGCCCGCTGACGTCGCTGGACGTGTGCGGCCACGAAATCGGCCACGCCGTGTGCGAGAAAACCGCCAACCTTACCTACGCCAACGAGTCGGGCGCCATGAACGAGGGCCTGTCTGACATCTGGGGTGCCAGCATTGAAGCCTATGCAGTGGCCAACCTGGGTTTCACCTCGGGCGGCGTGAAAGCCAAGAACACCTGGCTCATCGGCGAGGAAATCGACAAGCAGCAGGCCGCGTTGCGCTCGATGAGCGACCCCAAGTCGTTGGGCCAGCCGGCTTACTACAAGGGCCAGTACTGGGCGCCGCTGTCGTCGTCGCCCTCGAATGCGAATGACCAGGGCGGCGTGCACACCAACTCGGGCGTGCTCAACCACTGGTTCTACATCCTGGCGGTGGGCAAATCGGGCACCAACGAAGGCGGCAACACCTACAGCGTGACCGGCCAGGGCATTGATGCGGCTGCCAAAATCACCTACCGCATGGAAAGCGTGTACATGACGGCCAGCTCGACCTACGCCCAGGCCCGCACCTACGCCATTCAGGCGGCTACCGACCTCTACGGCGCCGGGTCAGCCCAGGTAATTGCCGTGACCAACGCCTGGTACGCCGTGGGCGTAGGCGCCGCCTACAGCGGCGGTGGCACCACCACGCCGCCCCCCACCACTACCACTTACTGCACCATCAAGGGCACCAGCCAGTCGTACGAGTGGATTGACCTTGTGCAACTGGGCAGCATCAACCGCACTTCGGGCAAAGATGCCGGCTACTACAATGGCACGGCCCTGAGCACCAGCGTAGCCGCCGGCTCGTCGCAGACGGTGTATTTCTCGGCCGGCTTCACCAGCACCGCCTACACCGAGTACTGGAAGGTGTACATCGACTACAACCGCAACGGCGTGTTTACCGATGCCGGCGAGTTGGTAGTAAGCGGCAGCAGCGCCAGCGCCGGCACCCTGAGCGCCACCTTCACGGTGCCCACCACGGCCCGCAACGGCAGCACGGTGATGCGCGTGATTATGAGCGACAACTCGGCCACCACCAGCTGCGGCACCTTCAGCTACGGCGAGGCCGAAGACTACACTCTCAACATCACGGGCGGCGCGGCCATTGCGCCCACCATGCTGACTGGTGATGCTACGCCGCTCGGCAACGAGCTGGCCCGCACCCTGGAGCTGTTCCCGAACCCGGCCACCGA
- a CDS encoding sphingomyelin synthase family protein encodes MATLLKPADSSSTIPGARPAPWAAAWARTAFRLRLALVVLLMAALLSVVPGFFQFIQARPGHLLADPLLALLPVHDVSVPTFALIYGAIAGTLVYLLPRPNLLLRALWAYWFLQLLRMGTLWLLPLEPPAALVLLRDPVMDRIFEVTTQPIVRDLFFSGHTATMTLLALAVRGRKLRRALLLMTAAVGVLVLVQRVHYSYDVLAAPLFAWLAYWLAGRVCRKKPAGQQASGL; translated from the coding sequence GTGGCTACGCTTCTGAAACCGGCCGACTCCTCTTCTACCATTCCCGGTGCCCGCCCGGCCCCATGGGCGGCGGCCTGGGCCCGCACTGCCTTCCGGCTGCGCCTGGCGCTGGTGGTGTTGCTGATGGCCGCGCTGCTATCGGTAGTGCCGGGCTTCTTCCAATTCATTCAGGCGCGGCCGGGCCACTTGCTGGCCGACCCACTACTGGCTCTGCTGCCGGTACACGACGTGTCGGTGCCCACCTTCGCGCTGATTTACGGGGCCATTGCAGGCACGCTGGTGTACCTGCTGCCCCGGCCCAACCTGCTGCTGCGGGCGCTGTGGGCCTATTGGTTTCTGCAGCTGCTGCGCATGGGCACGCTGTGGCTGCTGCCGCTGGAGCCGCCCGCGGCCCTGGTGCTGCTGCGCGACCCGGTGATGGACCGCATTTTTGAAGTCACCACGCAGCCCATCGTGCGCGACCTGTTTTTCTCGGGCCACACCGCCACCATGACGCTGCTCGCGCTGGCCGTGCGCGGCCGCAAACTGCGCCGGGCGCTGCTGCTGATGACGGCGGCCGTGGGCGTGCTGGTGCTGGTGCAGCGCGTGCACTACAGCTACGACGTGCTGGCCGCGCCGCTCTTTGCCTGGCTGGCGTATTGGCTGGCGGGCCGGGTGTGCCGCAAAAAGCCCGCCGGCCAACAGGCCAGCGGGCTTTAA
- a CDS encoding amidohydrolase — MRFNYTLSLLATTAALGLAAPAAQAQNAALNARIAQLATQEEAKVIAWRRDIHEHPELGNQETRTAALIAAHLKKLGLEVQTGVARTGVVGVLRGGKPGPVVALRADMDGLPLTEANDLPFASKVKATYLGQPVGVMHACGHDTHVAMLMGAAEVLSQVKADLPGTVKFIFQPAEEGSLPGVEGGAKLMVKEGVLDKPKVDAVFGVHIQAQTEVGTLSYRPGGEMASSDRFTIKVHGKGAHGAYPWNSVDPVVTAAQIILGLQTIVSRQVKLIDDAAVVTVGTVNGGVRYNVIPPDVELSGTIRALNPEVQKQIWASIRRIATNIAESAGATADVSIEPYVPVTTNDPALTARMLPTLQAVAGPAHVQEMKAVTGAEDFSFYQEKVPGLFLFVGGMAKGQDPAAAADHHTAGFRIDESGLTLGVKTLSTLAADYLSRAQSQQK, encoded by the coding sequence ATGCGCTTCAACTATACGCTTTCCTTGCTGGCCACCACAGCTGCCTTGGGCCTTGCCGCCCCCGCCGCGCAGGCCCAAAACGCCGCCCTCAATGCCCGCATTGCCCAACTGGCCACCCAAGAAGAAGCCAAGGTCATTGCTTGGCGGCGCGACATTCACGAGCACCCCGAGCTAGGCAACCAGGAAACCCGCACCGCTGCCCTCATTGCCGCGCACCTCAAGAAGCTGGGTCTGGAAGTGCAAACAGGTGTGGCCCGCACCGGCGTAGTAGGCGTGCTGCGAGGGGGCAAGCCCGGCCCCGTGGTGGCTCTGCGCGCCGACATGGACGGCCTGCCCCTCACCGAAGCCAACGACCTGCCCTTTGCCTCCAAGGTGAAAGCCACCTACCTGGGCCAGCCCGTGGGCGTGATGCACGCCTGCGGCCACGACACCCACGTGGCCATGCTCATGGGTGCCGCCGAGGTGCTCAGCCAGGTGAAAGCCGACCTGCCCGGCACCGTGAAGTTCATCTTTCAACCTGCCGAGGAAGGCTCCCTGCCCGGCGTGGAAGGCGGCGCCAAGCTCATGGTGAAAGAGGGCGTGCTCGACAAGCCCAAGGTGGACGCCGTGTTCGGCGTGCACATTCAGGCCCAGACCGAGGTGGGCACCCTGAGCTACCGCCCCGGCGGCGAAATGGCTTCCTCCGACCGGTTCACCATCAAGGTGCACGGCAAGGGCGCGCACGGCGCCTACCCCTGGAACAGCGTCGACCCCGTGGTGACGGCCGCCCAAATCATCCTGGGCCTGCAAACCATCGTGAGCCGGCAGGTGAAGCTCATTGACGACGCGGCCGTGGTCACGGTGGGCACCGTCAACGGCGGCGTACGCTACAACGTCATTCCGCCCGATGTGGAGCTGAGCGGCACCATCCGCGCCCTCAACCCCGAGGTGCAAAAGCAAATCTGGGCCAGCATCCGCCGCATTGCCACCAACATTGCCGAGAGCGCCGGCGCCACCGCCGACGTCAGCATCGAGCCCTACGTGCCCGTCACTACCAACGACCCCGCCCTCACGGCCCGCATGCTGCCCACGCTACAAGCCGTGGCCGGCCCGGCGCACGTGCAGGAAATGAAGGCCGTGACGGGTGCCGAGGACTTTTCTTTCTACCAGGAGAAGGTGCCGGGTCTGTTTCTGTTCGTGGGCGGCATGGCCAAAGGGCAGGACCCCGCTGCCGCGGCCGACCACCACACGGCCGGCTTCCGCATCGACGAGAGCGGGCTGACCTTGGGCGTAAAGACACTGTCGACCTTAGCCGCCGACTACCTCAGCCGTGCCCAATCGCAGCAAAAATAA